The Nicotiana sylvestris chromosome 6, ASM39365v2, whole genome shotgun sequence genomic sequence ACAcatttttgacataggtttgacctaaggaggcagagacacaataggagcaaggctcgggaattcttctacaagtttttttctttcctcttcttatttttcattgttggttatgacttttaatattgtagttttacatactattatgaatagctaatttgttatctagagttttgatagaaccttttgtaggataaattcttgttatgtttttatataattgagccgtagtataatctctatttgttcaactacgttcttattgtagttaattgaagagctctcaattagctgtgcctatttagtatgcataactcgggagagagtgcatatttaggtaattgttgaacaacaccactcccagagtatatgagggatcaataaccgagggtttaaaggcgggattagggataacgaagccttgggtgcgatctgaagtgagctgtatcaaaagccagctagcgtagctcgggagagtgcgtctagtaaattgtcgtgattactcgggagagatttacggtaataagagtgctcatgatcggtagagaatacttaggcgaaattatagaagacatagcgggaaggattccgacaattggggaaatcataactctagacctccttaatcttgtctctaactcttagtatctttagttgttaatttattattttaatttgttaatcaattagttaaacacaagaatctaaatatctataagttaggaactgttcaagcttgtcttcttggtgatagtgaacagctgtagctaagccttagttctctgtgggattcgactccggacttgtaaaccggattatatttgcaacgaccgcattgtcctttttataaggcatagttgggcgtgatcaatgaTCCTTTAAGAGGGGTGATCTTTAAAATGAAAAGTTTCAAGTTAAAAAATTTCTAAACATGGAAATACATGTGTGTTTCATTCCAATTTTTGAAAAAGGGTTTAAAATGCCCCTAAACTATtggaaaaggtttaaaaataccCTTTATCCacctattgggctaaaaataccactccatccacctttttggttcatttatgccctttgaccgttaggtaaatgctgaattaaaaataattacataaaaaaaatattttacaagatatttttatctttttaaactaatgcaccagtagtccactaatttagtaaagtcttcttcttcttttttcaatttttacaatttttttttcattttttaaagctTTTTTTggtaaaaacagaaaaaattgtttttaacaaaaatattttcgtatttgaaaaatattgtttttctccatttttttcaattttttttttaaaatttcaatttttaaaaaacaaaaatattttgttaaaaaacgaaaatatttttttctgtgtttacaattttttttttcagtttttacaaatttgtttttccAGTTTTTGCAAAAACAAAATGCTTTAAAAaactgaaaaagatgaaaaaaatatttttcaaaaacaaaaatatttcgttgaaagtatttttttcagtttttaaaacaacggaaatattttattaaaaaaaatattttctgtttttacaaaaaaattttcctgttttttaaaaaaaatttaaaaaatgaaaacaaaatatttttttttgtaaaaatttaaaaaagaagtagaagactttactaaattagtggacgactgtgcattagtttaaaaaaacaaaaatattttgcaaCTTTTTTTTgaagtaattatttttaattcacccttgacctaacggtcaaagggcataagtgaaccaaaaaggtggatggaaggtatttttagcccaataggtGAATGAAAGatatttttaaaccttttccaatagtttagagacattttgaacccttttccgAAAAATAAAAGAGTACTATCATATAAAATGGAAGATAGAGAGTTGTAATATTCAACAGTAGAAACAGTCGAAATGCTAGCACTTCATTACTTAAGAAGTCCAAAACATATAGCCAGCTAAAAAACAAGATGACCAAATTAAACAAGAGCTGCGCGCCTAGCTAGTTTTTATGTCCAGAGAGACTCTCTCTTTACAGGGTCTTGCATTACATGACTAGTGCTAGAGGACGTAAAGCTGAGGTAAGATTGCAGATTATTATTGAAGTTATAATTAGTAGCGTTACTTGTTGAAAATGGTGATGATTTCTCGACATGAGGTTCCATTAGACACGTTGTTGGCAAGCTGGGAACAGGCTCTTGCTGCATTTGGATGCATAATATCTCTGCTTGAGCTACAGCCAGTTGCATTTGTAATTGGGATACTTGATTCTGTAACAAGGAGATTGCACCTACACATCCATAAACGGGATCTCTCACTCTTGCATTCGCTTCATATACCAAACTGCTTACTGCATCTGCTCTCTGTTGTACTGGAAGTTCCTGAATATAAATGTATACCAAGAAAAAAAGATACCTTACAAAATGTTGTATAACATGATGAAACCACCCCTCTACGTCGGTGGCAGAATCAGAATTTTCACTACTATATACAGGAGCcaaaatataaagaagtaaaCACACTACTATAGGTATATAAAAGCCATTTCAAGTTCATTTGCTTTAATGCATCGGGGAAGTCTGGATTCACACCATATAGAGCCGACTAAAGGGATAAGTGCTCGGAGTTTCTCCATTTGACATTTTTAGTCATTTCAagttttattttacttttaaaagaaACGTAGATTTAAATGATAGCACAACCCTACGTGAAAGTTACTTAATAAAGGGTTTAATTAATGTTGTTTTTTGGGTTGATGTATGACAGTATTACATAAGAAGGATGTATTAAGGGTGAGAGAAAGAAGGAGAAACCTGCAACATCTTGCTAACGTTGCTAGCACCAAACACCTTGTGAACAATGGCAAACTTGTGGGGATCATCAGGAGGAAAGTAAGGAGCAAAGATGCAGTCTTTGGCACAGCGACGCCTTAATAATTTGCAGGAAGCACAAGGAGAACTTCCTGATCCCATTTTGTGCCAAAGAGACAACTTGAACTAAGAGAAATTTCTCTTTAATGAGAAGTAATTAAGGAAGAGAGATGTAGTAGTGGTAGCTAGCTAGGACAAAGTGTAGTTTGGAAGAGAATGAGCTGGGAACCTATTTATAACGCTTTAGAATGGAGAGACAATAAAATATTGTGAAcaattccaattaaaaaaaaagaggtccATGAAAGATTAATCATGATTATAAAGTTGGAAATCTTTACGGattaataaagaaaacaaaaaataatcaTTTCGAGCTTCATTTTATTACTCTTTGAGTTAGTTTGTCCAGTAAATTAAATCATGATAAAGAATCAAGGACGAGAGGTTGACCACCGCCAAGATGCATTAAAGGTTGGCAACTAATGCAGTTTGATTAATTTCCACGTTATTGTTTGACCCGTGTATATTTGAGATCCATATACTTTGTAGCTAGGAGTATATACTAATATTGACACTAACTACTAGTAGTAATAAATAATGAAGGTTGCAAatgaaatatttttaaatatCAAGAAAAGACGTGTTTTTTTTAAGACGTGCTTTAAATCAAAGACTAGATAAGACAAGGGGCAATAAATTCATGGTAGAACAACTAGGGTTAGGGTTTAGCAAAATGGTGAGTAACGATGCAAAAGTCCTAACCCCGAGCAAGAGAAAGATGAGCTCGACGTGAATGTTTGTTGGCGGACATTCACATGAAAACATAAAATTTTAGTTAGATAATATGTCTTTCTAATAACCTGTTCAACCCTTGTACTACCACTTAATTAGGTGAAAATTGGATTCAAATTACCCAGATTACCCAAATGAAGCTAAACATTAAGTAGTActccatttttttctttctttggccAATTCAAGCTACATACAATAACGGTGTAGAAGAATAATAACAGTATCACATTTATTGTAacatgttattttatttttattctatttttcaaGTTAATTACCGGTCATGCTTATTAAACAGTTATCTCTTATTGCAGGTAACCTTACCTAATGAGAGGTCTAAAAAATTATGGTATACTACTAGTGCATAAAGAAAGCAGGAGCCACTCATGAAATTTCAGTTCTCTTTTTAGGAAAAAGAAGCTCGAGCTAGTAAGAGAAAATTACTACTCCCTCTCCCTCTGTCTCAAATTATTTAtcgtgatttctaaaaataattgtctcaaattatttcTCATTTTAGAAGTTCGAGacgaaattaattatttttttctcattttacCCTTAGCAGTAATTATTCTTGAAGATGGACATGGCACATAAATTGAATAAATATTCAATCAAGATAGATTATATTTTAAAACATAAATAagggtaaaatagtcaaaaatcaCTTCTAATTAATATTTTCTAAGAGCCGTGGAAAAAGATATATGAAAAATAATTTGAGACGGGGGAGTGTCTATTGAATTTCAAAATACTGCTCATTTTATATTGGCGCAAATCGAGTTGGGCAAACCTTAAATTTTTCCTCTCATTTTCCACATTTagaccttttaaggtttaatttgtGTCAATTGACTTGTCCACCGGCAGCCGAACAATATTTTGGTAGACATTAATTAAGGACTCTTATTAAAGGAAATTATTGTTTAAGACATTAATTAAGGACTCTTATTAAAGGAAATTATCGTTTAGTCTGTAAACCATGTGTTAAAGTTGTTTAATCTACAAAATACGACGTGCTTAACACAAATTCCAACTTCCAATTACCTCTATAGTAATGGCTGGAAAAGCCATCAATCACCCCTATGTACACATACGAAATATTATGTTCGAACATATTTAGCAGATCTCCTGAATTCAAATGCTATGAGCTAAAATCTTGTCTGACAAATTCTTTTTCAAGCTTAAAGAGAGAGAGGgaaggggggaggggggggggggcttaGTTGCAtagggatctttacacaaatagccagcTTAATTCATTATTTACTCTTTCTAGCTAGTATACATAAATTATTATACATTAATTATATACGGTTAT encodes the following:
- the LOC104212820 gene encoding LOB domain-containing protein 12, producing the protein MGSGSSPCASCKLLRRRCAKDCIFAPYFPPDDPHKFAIVHKVFGASNVSKMLQELPVQQRADAVSSLVYEANARVRDPVYGCVGAISLLQNQVSQLQMQLAVAQAEILCIQMQQEPVPSLPTTCLMEPHVEKSSPFSTSNATNYNFNNNLQSYLSFTSSSTSHVMQDPVKRESLWT